The following are encoded together in the Thermomonas brevis genome:
- a CDS encoding glutathione S-transferase family protein translates to MSTQLRFYTNPMSRARITRWMLEETGLPYEEVRLEFGTSMKAPEFLAVNPMGKVPALLHDGVAITENAAICLHLADLVPELGLLPPPGTPERGACYRWMLFASPLEFFITARRHGTIAPSMEAGYGNEADLLRTLESAVAGKRHVVGDRFTVTDLYLAAFIGYYIQIGELEPKPVFQDYAMPHLQRPAAQRANARDDALARPAPKLEPAEAH, encoded by the coding sequence ATGAGCACGCAGTTGCGCTTCTATACCAACCCGATGTCGCGCGCCCGCATCACCCGCTGGATGCTGGAGGAAACCGGCCTGCCCTACGAAGAGGTGCGGCTGGAGTTCGGCACCAGCATGAAGGCGCCGGAGTTCCTCGCCGTCAATCCGATGGGCAAGGTGCCGGCGCTGCTGCACGACGGCGTGGCGATCACCGAGAACGCCGCCATCTGCCTGCACCTGGCCGACCTGGTGCCGGAGCTGGGCCTGCTGCCGCCGCCGGGCACGCCGGAGCGCGGCGCCTGCTACCGCTGGATGCTGTTCGCCAGCCCGCTGGAATTCTTCATCACCGCGCGCCGCCACGGCACGATCGCGCCGTCGATGGAGGCCGGCTACGGCAACGAAGCCGACCTGCTGCGCACGCTGGAAAGCGCGGTGGCGGGCAAGCGCCACGTGGTCGGCGACCGCTTCACCGTGACCGACCTCTACCTGGCCGCGTTCATCGGCTACTACATCCAGATCGGCGAACTGGAGCCCAAGCCGGTGTTCCAGGACTATGCGATGCCGCATCTGCAGCGCCCCGCGGCCCAGCGCGCGAATGCGCGCGACGACGCGCTGGCCAGGCCCGCACCGAAGCTGGAGCCGGCCGAAGCGCACTGA
- a CDS encoding Lrp/AsnC family transcriptional regulator, giving the protein MLDRIDYALLRLLRKNARLPNKDLAEKTGIAPSTALERVRRMREAKILLGYHAEIAPEAIGVGLQAMVSVRLARHSRALVDGFHRHLLGLPEVLACYHVAGADDFLAHVGVRDSEHLRQFTLSALTEREEVAHIETRLIFEFQRNVELPAHGDLPA; this is encoded by the coding sequence ATGCTCGACCGAATCGACTACGCCCTGCTCCGCCTGCTGCGGAAGAATGCGCGCCTGCCCAACAAGGATCTGGCCGAGAAAACCGGCATCGCGCCGTCCACCGCGCTGGAACGGGTGCGGCGGATGCGCGAGGCGAAGATCCTGCTGGGCTACCACGCGGAGATCGCGCCCGAAGCCATCGGCGTGGGCTTGCAGGCGATGGTGTCGGTGCGGCTGGCGCGGCATTCGCGCGCACTGGTCGACGGCTTCCATCGCCACCTGCTGGGCCTGCCGGAAGTGCTGGCCTGCTACCACGTGGCCGGGGCGGACGATTTCCTCGCCCACGTCGGCGTGCGCGACAGCGAGCATCTGCGCCAGTTCACGCTGAGTGCGCTGACCGAGCGCGAGGAAGTGGCGCACATCGAGACGCGCCTGATCTTCGAGTTCCAGCGCAACGTGGAATTGCCGGCGCACGGCGACCTGCCGGCATAG
- a CDS encoding trans-sulfuration enzyme family protein: MHRFQTTAVHAGREDFGDLCVHAPPLDLSTTYPIADLDVGSASFDALVGGHASAANPIYARLHNPTVARAENAIASLESTRACVAYASGMAAMTAVLLDRAQHGKHVLVVRPLYGTADHLLATGMCGLEAEFVQADEIAARRRPDTALVVIETPANPTLNLVDIKAVVEAAGDVPVLVDSTFATPVLQRPAELGATYVLHSATKFLGGHGDVIAGVVCCDEARAAPLRTVRAATGALLHPLAAYLLHRGLPTLKLRVEAAQANAQVLARRLQEHPAVAKVFYPGLAGAHGAHLVGTQMCGPGCLMAFELRGGHEAAAKAMASVKVMTAAVSLGSVDTLIQHPAGLTHRMVDDKVKAATGITPGLLRLSVGIEDVEDLWADLAQALEAAAKA; the protein is encoded by the coding sequence ATGCACCGTTTCCAGACCACCGCCGTCCACGCCGGCCGCGAGGATTTCGGCGACCTCTGCGTGCACGCGCCGCCGCTGGACCTGTCCACTACCTATCCCATCGCCGATCTCGACGTCGGCAGCGCCAGCTTCGATGCGCTGGTCGGCGGCCACGCCAGCGCCGCCAACCCGATCTACGCGCGCCTGCACAACCCCACCGTGGCCCGCGCCGAGAACGCCATCGCCTCGCTGGAAAGCACCCGGGCCTGCGTGGCCTACGCCTCCGGCATGGCCGCGATGACCGCGGTGCTGCTGGATCGCGCCCAGCACGGCAAGCACGTGCTGGTGGTGCGCCCGCTGTACGGCACCGCCGACCATCTGCTGGCGACCGGCATGTGCGGGCTGGAAGCCGAGTTCGTGCAGGCCGATGAAATCGCCGCGCGCCGCCGCCCGGACACCGCGCTGGTAGTGATCGAAACCCCGGCCAATCCCACCCTCAACCTGGTGGACATCAAGGCGGTGGTCGAAGCGGCCGGCGACGTGCCGGTGCTGGTGGATTCCACCTTCGCCACCCCGGTGCTGCAGCGTCCGGCCGAACTCGGCGCGACCTACGTCCTGCACAGCGCCACCAAGTTCCTCGGCGGCCACGGCGACGTGATCGCCGGCGTGGTCTGCTGCGACGAAGCCCGCGCCGCGCCGCTGCGCACCGTTCGCGCCGCCACCGGCGCGCTGCTGCACCCGCTGGCCGCCTACCTGCTGCACCGCGGCCTGCCGACGCTGAAGCTGCGCGTGGAAGCGGCACAGGCCAATGCGCAGGTGCTGGCCCGGCGCCTGCAGGAGCATCCGGCGGTGGCGAAGGTCTTCTATCCGGGGTTGGCGGGCGCGCATGGCGCGCACCTCGTCGGCACGCAGATGTGCGGGCCGGGCTGCCTGATGGCGTTCGAGCTGCGCGGCGGCCACGAGGCGGCGGCCAAGGCGATGGCCTCGGTGAAGGTGATGACCGCGGCGGTGAGCTTGGGCTCGGTGGACACCCTGATCCAGCATCCCGCCGGCCTGACCCACCGCATGGTGGACGACAAGGTGAAGGCCGCGACCGGCATCACGCCGGGGCTGCTGCGGCTGTCGGTGGGCATCGAGGACGTGGAAGACCTTTGGGCAGATCTCGCGCAGGCGCTGGAGGCCGCGGCGAAGGCGTGA
- a CDS encoding DUF937 domain-containing protein, with amino-acid sequence MPSLTDDLVSQLSGPALQQISQQLGASPAQTSGAIAAALPMILGAMGRNTAQPGGAEALFGALGRDHNTGGGLGDLLGAVLGGQQDRQTDGLGQLGHIFGGQLPRAESGLGQATGLGSDKAQMLLKILAPIVMAYLAKRMFGGQPQAASPQVLGDILGQEHAQVRQAGGPGGGLLGAVLDQDGDGELGLGDLLKIGGGLLGGGR; translated from the coding sequence ATGCCGTCCCTGACCGACGATCTCGTTTCCCAGCTGTCCGGCCCCGCCCTCCAGCAGATCAGCCAGCAGCTCGGCGCCAGCCCCGCGCAGACCTCCGGCGCCATCGCCGCCGCCCTGCCGATGATCCTCGGCGCGATGGGCCGCAACACCGCTCAGCCCGGCGGCGCGGAAGCGCTGTTCGGCGCGCTCGGCCGCGACCACAACACCGGCGGCGGTCTCGGCGACCTTCTCGGCGCGGTGTTGGGCGGCCAGCAGGACCGGCAGACCGACGGCCTCGGCCAGCTCGGCCACATCTTCGGCGGCCAGCTGCCGCGCGCGGAGAGCGGCCTCGGCCAGGCCACCGGCCTCGGCAGCGACAAGGCGCAGATGCTGCTGAAGATCCTCGCCCCCATCGTGATGGCCTACCTGGCGAAGCGGATGTTCGGCGGCCAGCCGCAGGCGGCCTCGCCGCAGGTGCTGGGCGACATCCTCGGGCAGGAGCACGCGCAGGTACGGCAGGCCGGCGGCCCCGGCGGCGGGCTGCTGGGCGCGGTGCTGGACCAGGACGGCGACGGGGAGCTGGGGCTGGGCGATCTGTTGAAGATCGGCGGCGGGTTGCTGGGCGGCGGGCGCTGA
- a CDS encoding catalase yields MSKPTDTPTHLTTDFGAPVPDNQNSMTAGPRGPLLAQDVWLNEKLANFVREVIPERRMHAKGSGAFGTFTVTNDITKYTRAKIFSAVGKKTELFARFTTVAGERGAADAERDIRGFALKFYTEEGNWDMVGNNTPVFFIRDPLKFPDLNKAVKRCPHTNLRSATYNWDYWTLLPEALHQVTVVMSDRGIPASYRHMHGFGSHTYSFWNDAGERFWVKFHFRTRQGIRNLTDAEAAELIGHDRETHQRDLFDAIERGDFPKWTMYVQVMPEADAEKVPYHPFDLTKVWPHADYPLIEVGEFELNRNPENFFADVEQSAFAPGNLVPGIGVSPDRMLQARLFNYADAQRYRLGTNYQQIPVNAARCPVHSNHRDGIGRVDGNYGSRPHYEPNSFHQWQQQPQYREPPLKIDGNADHWDFRQDDADYYKQPGDLFRLMTPAQQQALFDNTARAMGDAPDFIKQRHVDNCTKADPAYGAGVAAALRKLGWLAGATSPNSLGEETPPAA; encoded by the coding sequence ATGAGCAAGCCGACCGACACGCCGACCCACCTGACCACCGACTTCGGCGCGCCCGTGCCGGACAACCAGAACAGCATGACCGCGGGCCCGCGCGGCCCGCTGCTGGCGCAGGACGTATGGCTCAACGAAAAGCTGGCCAACTTCGTGCGCGAAGTGATCCCGGAGCGGCGCATGCACGCCAAGGGCTCCGGCGCGTTCGGCACCTTCACCGTCACGAACGACATCACGAAATACACGCGCGCCAAGATTTTCAGCGCAGTCGGCAAGAAGACCGAACTGTTCGCCCGCTTCACCACCGTCGCCGGCGAACGCGGCGCGGCCGACGCCGAGCGCGACATTCGCGGCTTCGCGCTGAAGTTCTACACCGAGGAAGGCAACTGGGACATGGTGGGCAACAACACGCCGGTGTTCTTCATCCGCGACCCGCTCAAGTTCCCCGACCTCAACAAGGCGGTGAAGCGCTGCCCGCACACCAACCTGCGCAGCGCCACCTACAACTGGGACTACTGGACGCTGCTGCCCGAAGCGTTGCACCAGGTCACCGTGGTGATGAGCGACCGCGGCATCCCCGCAAGCTACCGCCACATGCACGGCTTCGGCTCGCACACCTACAGCTTCTGGAACGACGCCGGCGAGCGCTTCTGGGTGAAGTTCCATTTCCGCACCCGGCAGGGCATCAGGAACCTCACCGACGCCGAAGCCGCCGAACTGATCGGCCATGACCGCGAAACCCACCAGCGCGACCTGTTCGACGCCATCGAGCGCGGCGACTTCCCGAAGTGGACGATGTACGTGCAGGTGATGCCGGAGGCCGACGCCGAGAAAGTGCCCTATCACCCGTTCGACCTGACCAAGGTGTGGCCGCACGCGGACTACCCGCTGATCGAAGTCGGCGAGTTCGAGCTGAACCGCAACCCGGAGAACTTCTTCGCCGACGTGGAGCAGAGCGCGTTCGCGCCGGGCAACCTCGTGCCGGGCATCGGCGTCTCGCCCGACAGGATGCTGCAGGCGCGCCTGTTCAACTATGCCGACGCGCAGCGCTACCGCCTCGGCACCAACTACCAGCAGATCCCGGTCAACGCCGCGCGCTGCCCGGTGCACAGCAACCACCGCGACGGCATCGGCCGCGTCGACGGCAACTACGGCAGCCGGCCACACTACGAGCCCAACAGCTTCCACCAGTGGCAGCAGCAGCCGCAGTACCGCGAGCCGCCGCTGAAGATCGACGGCAACGCCGACCACTGGGATTTCCGTCAGGACGACGCCGACTACTACAAGCAGCCCGGCGACCTGTTCCGCCTGATGACGCCGGCGCAGCAGCAGGCGTTGTTCGACAACACCGCCCGCGCGATGGGCGATGCGCCGGACTTCATCAAGCAGCGCCATGTCGATAACTGCACGAAGGCCGATCCGGCCTACGGCGCGGGCGTGGCCGCCGCGCTGCGCAAGCTCGGCTGGCTCGCGGGCGCCACCTCGCCGAACAGTCTGGGCGAGGAAACGCCGCCGGCGGCGTAA
- a CDS encoding MOSC domain-containing protein, giving the protein MSSTPAVRVDALLAGKARAYTRPGTLSGIDKRPLAGEVRIGELGIAGDEQGDPRVHGGPDKAVHHYAFDHYAAWRDDLGALPLLQTPGAFGENISTQGLTEADVCLGDRFALGDALLEISQGRQPCWKLNDRFDVPDMARRVQATGRTGWYYRVLRPGSARAGDALALAERPYPGWTLQRLAALLYGRTLDPALLEPALRLPLVPSWRKLIERRLQQGAVEDWSRRIDGPASD; this is encoded by the coding sequence GTGAGCAGCACGCCGGCCGTGCGGGTGGATGCGCTGCTCGCCGGCAAGGCGCGCGCCTACACGCGGCCCGGCACGCTGAGCGGGATCGACAAGCGGCCGCTGGCCGGCGAGGTGCGCATCGGCGAACTCGGGATCGCCGGCGACGAACAGGGCGATCCGCGCGTCCACGGCGGCCCGGACAAGGCCGTGCACCACTACGCCTTCGACCATTACGCGGCCTGGCGCGACGACCTCGGCGCGCTGCCATTGCTGCAAACACCGGGCGCGTTCGGCGAGAACATCAGCACGCAGGGGCTGACCGAAGCCGACGTCTGCCTCGGCGACCGCTTCGCGCTGGGCGATGCGCTGCTGGAAATCAGCCAGGGCCGGCAGCCGTGCTGGAAGCTCAACGACCGCTTCGACGTGCCGGACATGGCCCGCCGCGTGCAGGCCACCGGCCGCACCGGCTGGTACTACCGCGTGCTGCGCCCCGGCAGCGCGCGCGCCGGCGATGCGCTGGCGCTGGCGGAGCGCCCGTATCCTGGCTGGACGCTGCAACGCCTGGCCGCGCTGCTGTACGGGCGCACGCTCGATCCCGCCCTGCTGGAACCCGCGCTGCGCCTGCCGCTGGTGCCCTCGTGGCGCAAGCTGATCGAACGCCGCCTGCAACAGGGCGCGGTCGAGGACTGGAGCCGCCGGATCGACGGGCCGGCATCGGATTGA